In one Rutidosis leptorrhynchoides isolate AG116_Rl617_1_P2 chromosome 8, CSIRO_AGI_Rlap_v1, whole genome shotgun sequence genomic region, the following are encoded:
- the LOC139863431 gene encoding uncharacterized protein, producing the protein MYTSYDYILLKFDLTIESDELEIVEEYFINVTRSLLCAYKDALEPAINNVKKHMMNLKRYEKAIDPDEEFLQDIERRHALEQEYLAAETKVFAIFDAAENVKEQFYLAIDNVSRKGIEPINELCDAIEKVRVNFESLPKPFLRNDKSTEGEKTSSKESPKKGASPSSKLVLSVDLKSILTQKLVTRSPNNRPYIPLGGSTENSPSKVHMVDDTTMNIEKENKEQLILEHGGKMDTAARQEISMSQCSTGDEKKLSEKEDVNPETSTSNDEKLSTSATSESDKPSDTDDASKKQV; encoded by the exons ATGTATACATCTTATGACTATATTTTGCTTAAATTTGATTTGACTATCGAAAGTGATGAGTTGGAGATTGTTGAAGAATACTTCATAAATGTGACTAGGAGTCTATTATGTGCTTACAAG GATGCATTGGAACCTGCCATTAACAATGTAAAGAAACATATGATGAACTTGAAAAG ATATGAGAAGGCGATTGACCCAGATGAAGAGTTTTTACAAGATATTGAACGAAGACACGCTCTTGAGCAGGAATATTTGGCTGCTGAAACCAAG GTGTTTGCAATTTTTGATGCAGCAGAGAATGTTAAAGAGCAATTTTACCTTGCAATTGATAATGTTTCTAG GAAAGGTATTGAACCGATTAATGAGTTATGTGATGCGATCGAAAAAGTTAGAGTCAACTTTGAATCTTTACCAAAACCATTTTTGAGGAACGATAAGTCAACCGAGGGAGAAAAGACGTCATCAAAGGAAAGCCCAAAAAAGGGTGCATCTCCATCTTCCAAACTTGTGTTGTCTGTCGATTTAAAATCCATTCTTACGCAGAAACTTGTAACACGGTCTCCGAATAATAGACCGTATATACCATTAGGTGGTAGTACAGAAAACTCTCCTTCAAAAGTTCATATGGTTGATGATACGACTATGAATATTGAGAAAGAAAATAAGGAACAGTTGATACTAGAACATGGCGGGAAAATGGACACGGCGGCAAGACAAGAAATTAGTATGTCTCAATGTTCTACGGGTGACGAGAAGAAGCTGTCGGAAAAAGAAGACGTGAACCCTGAAACGTCTACTAGTAATGACGAAAAGTTGTCGACGAGTGCCACAAGTGAGAGTGATAAGCCGTCAGATACTGATGATGCATCAAAGAAACAGGTTTAG